One window of the Asticcacaulis sp. SL142 genome contains the following:
- the rpiA gene encoding ribose-5-phosphate isomerase RpiA — MSAETQKEQSGLAAIEYVKDGMKVGLGTGSTAAHFVKALADKVKAGMKLTLVSTSVQTTNLAQSLGLAILDINDVGTLDLCVDGADEIGPGLALIKGGGGALLREKLIWEQAKTCIVIADAAKHVKTLGAFALPIEVEPFAYKGTVNRICDVLAEFEIQKVPTLRKKNGQPFITDGANLIFDVPCGQIYDPTGLAAALKATTGVVDHGLFLDLAEFALLGTDDGVKVLEP; from the coding sequence ATGTCAGCCGAAACGCAAAAAGAACAATCGGGTCTCGCCGCCATAGAATACGTCAAGGATGGCATGAAAGTAGGGCTGGGGACGGGGTCTACCGCCGCCCATTTCGTCAAGGCCCTTGCCGATAAGGTCAAGGCAGGCATGAAGCTGACCTTAGTTTCGACGTCAGTGCAGACGACCAATCTGGCGCAGTCTCTGGGCCTGGCTATCCTTGATATCAATGATGTCGGCACGCTCGATCTATGTGTCGACGGGGCCGATGAAATCGGGCCGGGGCTGGCGCTGATCAAGGGCGGCGGCGGGGCATTGCTGCGTGAAAAGCTGATCTGGGAGCAGGCCAAAACCTGCATCGTTATCGCCGATGCTGCCAAGCATGTGAAAACCCTGGGGGCATTTGCCCTGCCTATTGAGGTTGAACCCTTTGCCTATAAGGGCACGGTCAACCGGATTTGTGATGTGCTGGCTGAGTTTGAGATCCAGAAAGTGCCGACATTACGTAAAAAAAACGGCCAGCCCTTTATAACGGACGGCGCGAACCTTATTTTTGACGTACCGTGTGGGCAGATTTATGACCCTACGGGACTGGCCGCCGCCCTGAAAGCCACGACCGGCGTAGTCGATCACGGCCTTTTCCTTGATCTGGCCGAATTTGCGTTGCTGGGGACGGATGATGGCGTGAAGGTTTTGGAACCTTAA
- a CDS encoding O-antigen ligase family protein, with protein sequence MKLQALTPIDMELRSMAPAESASVSGAVTGLKASLYMRIVFTGMLLLFLLCTFASPLGYILPATFAGLLCIGMWRHAGVILGPVIALGLALMWILYRASVPEGADFSDYETYEKLVWLKACLQAVCYVPVVIAGFRLSLPDAQNLMKGFTWGALFLAGLALFEALTQARVYMALAEALGMPIRPDLAVVKISLMSYGLMMIYWPMMLYFNQTGANLPRVLLTASVAIAPFFTGANAPTLALVASVIIFFVARRWSTLRGVGIEKYIAIMVYGVILGFPLLIKFAHEQGWLIALKGNLPPSWLARVEIWEYAANRLFEKPLMGWGFDTSRMFSPHIPLHPHNMPVQAALELGYVGLVLVAVLWLVSIRRVGKAPDAQIISPDHLLWTDPKPYMLATMTAFFVFAFLSFGLWQEWFLALAAMSVFIALMAQKASLQVIMYQNKL encoded by the coding sequence ATGAAGTTACAGGCCCTGACCCCCATTGATATGGAGTTGCGCAGCATGGCTCCGGCTGAGTCGGCGTCTGTATCAGGGGCTGTAACGGGCCTGAAAGCCAGCCTTTATATGCGTATCGTGTTCACAGGGATGCTGCTTCTATTTCTGTTATGCACCTTTGCGTCGCCTTTGGGTTATATCCTGCCGGCGACCTTTGCGGGTTTGCTATGCATCGGGATGTGGCGACATGCCGGGGTGATCCTTGGGCCTGTGATCGCCCTTGGGCTGGCTCTGATGTGGATATTATATCGCGCGTCGGTGCCCGAAGGGGCAGACTTTTCGGACTATGAAACCTATGAAAAGCTGGTCTGGCTTAAGGCGTGTTTGCAGGCCGTCTGTTATGTGCCGGTGGTGATTGCCGGGTTTAGGCTGTCCCTTCCCGATGCTCAAAATCTGATGAAGGGGTTCACATGGGGGGCCTTGTTTCTGGCGGGACTGGCGCTATTTGAAGCCTTAACGCAGGCGCGGGTTTATATGGCGCTGGCCGAAGCCTTGGGTATGCCGATCCGGCCTGATCTGGCGGTCGTCAAAATATCGTTGATGAGCTATGGCCTGATGATGATCTACTGGCCAATGATGCTCTATTTCAACCAGACGGGTGCCAATCTGCCGCGCGTTTTACTGACGGCTTCGGTCGCCATTGCCCCGTTTTTTACCGGAGCTAATGCGCCGACCCTGGCGCTGGTGGCGTCTGTTATTATCTTTTTTGTCGCCCGCCGGTGGTCAACCCTGCGCGGTGTTGGCATCGAAAAATACATTGCCATTATGGTCTATGGCGTGATTTTAGGCTTCCCACTGTTGATCAAGTTTGCCCATGAGCAGGGCTGGCTCATCGCCTTGAAAGGTAATTTGCCGCCGTCGTGGCTGGCGCGAGTTGAAATCTGGGAATATGCCGCCAACCGTCTGTTTGAAAAGCCGCTGATGGGCTGGGGCTTTGATACCAGCCGGATGTTTAGCCCGCACATTCCGCTTCATCCCCATAATATGCCGGTTCAGGCGGCCCTTGAACTGGGCTATGTCGGGCTGGTACTGGTCGCGGTTCTGTGGCTGGTCAGCATCCGCCGTGTGGGTAAGGCGCCTGATGCGCAAATAATCAGCCCGGATCACCTGTTATGGACCGACCCTAAACCCTATATGCTGGCCACGATGACGGCGTTTTTTGTCTTTGCTTTTCTAAGCTTTGGCTTGTGGCAGGAGTGGTTTCTGGCACTGGCAGCTATGTCGGTATTTATTGCCCTGATGGCGCAAAAAGCGTCGTTACAGGTGATAATGTATCAAAATAAACTATAA
- a CDS encoding methyl-accepting chemotaxis protein has protein sequence MAKILSSLKGRILSAVFVCIAAAVVVTALLDFVAMKGRLDDQVRQQLEWSLRVAADKYAAVAPGTQVDTNDAGIVQAVRADSVPDFADNSLVDDIGQINKGYVTVFKADDAAADFVRLTTNVIKPDGARAVGTPLGKDSAAFPAISSGKPFFGVAAIVGEKYQTAYTPVINTDGKVIGIIFVGAAKVADLNAALIGQALKLAGTAVFMLLVTAVVVYSLLSKELKKIDKISNAARDIAQGQLDRDIPHQNDSDEIGLIGRAIANLRDAARERETLREQQAIEAAQALARRDSTQTGVATFLQTTRSLFDTLSEDVRALTQLSGDMQSSASATAQSTGAAAQTSDEASRTVAHVAEAAHSLASAVSEVSASVQSTSQALHKATVEGDAATVKVAQLANAAEKIDDVVRLIRQIAAQTNLLALNATIEAARAGEAGKGFAVVATEVKSLANQTAKATEDIVAQISEIQTATRDTVDAITTITSVLGEVQNLASAMSGAVADQSQSSAAISDGASSAARSADDTRQAVVSASEKVAASRQTAQDLATAADRVTDALSRLSDAVETFASDRAA, from the coding sequence GTGGCCAAAATTCTGTCGTCGCTCAAAGGTCGCATCCTGAGCGCAGTATTTGTCTGTATCGCCGCCGCCGTTGTGGTCACAGCCCTGCTCGATTTCGTGGCCATGAAAGGCCGGCTTGATGATCAGGTTCGCCAGCAACTGGAGTGGTCTTTAAGGGTCGCGGCCGATAAATATGCCGCCGTAGCGCCTGGAACACAAGTTGACACAAATGACGCCGGGATTGTTCAGGCGGTTCGCGCCGACAGCGTTCCTGACTTCGCCGACAACAGTCTGGTCGATGACATTGGCCAGATCAACAAAGGCTATGTAACGGTTTTCAAGGCCGATGACGCCGCTGCCGATTTCGTGCGCCTGACCACCAATGTCATCAAACCTGATGGGGCCCGCGCGGTCGGCACCCCCTTGGGCAAGGACAGCGCTGCCTTCCCCGCCATATCCTCCGGTAAGCCGTTTTTCGGCGTCGCCGCCATTGTCGGTGAAAAATACCAGACCGCCTACACACCGGTCATCAATACTGACGGCAAGGTCATCGGCATCATTTTTGTCGGGGCGGCCAAGGTTGCCGATCTCAATGCCGCTCTGATCGGGCAAGCCCTGAAACTCGCGGGCACGGCGGTGTTTATGTTGCTTGTGACCGCCGTCGTGGTCTACAGCCTGCTGTCGAAAGAGCTGAAAAAGATCGATAAAATATCAAACGCCGCCCGCGATATCGCTCAGGGTCAACTGGATCGCGATATCCCGCATCAAAATGATAGCGATGAAATCGGCCTGATCGGGCGCGCGATTGCTAATCTTCGCGATGCGGCCCGTGAGCGCGAAACCCTGCGTGAGCAACAGGCCATTGAGGCGGCTCAGGCGCTCGCTCGTCGTGACAGTACCCAAACCGGCGTGGCCACATTTCTGCAAACCACACGCAGTCTGTTTGATACCCTTAGCGAAGATGTCCGCGCCCTCACCCAACTGTCCGGCGATATGCAGTCGAGCGCCTCAGCCACGGCCCAGTCTACCGGAGCGGCCGCTCAGACCAGCGACGAAGCGTCCCGCACGGTCGCACATGTCGCCGAAGCGGCCCATTCTTTGGCCAGTGCGGTAAGCGAGGTATCAGCCTCGGTCCAAAGCACGTCTCAGGCCCTGCACAAGGCCACCGTCGAAGGCGATGCGGCTACGGTGAAAGTGGCGCAACTGGCCAATGCCGCTGAGAAAATTGATGATGTGGTGCGCCTGATCCGCCAGATTGCCGCCCAGACAAACCTGCTGGCCCTCAATGCTACGATCGAAGCCGCCCGCGCCGGTGAAGCTGGCAAAGGCTTTGCGGTTGTGGCCACCGAGGTCAAATCCCTCGCCAACCAGACCGCCAAGGCGACTGAGGACATCGTGGCCCAGATTAGCGAAATCCAGACCGCCACCCGCGACACGGTGGATGCCATTACGACGATCACCTCCGTGTTGGGTGAAGTTCAAAATCTGGCCTCGGCTATGTCGGGCGCCGTAGCCGACCAGAGCCAGTCATCGGCTGCTATTTCAGACGGCGCGTCTTCCGCGGCCCGCAGCGCCGACGATACCCGTCAGGCTGTGGTCAGCGCCTCCGAAAAAGTGGCCGCATCACGCCAGACGGCTCAGGATCTGGCCACTGCCGCCGATCGGGTCACTGATGCCCTGTCACGCCTGTCGGACGCGGTCGAAACCTTCGCGTCTGACCGGGCCGCTTAA
- a CDS encoding class II 3-deoxy-7-phosphoheptulonate synthase — protein MVKNWSPQSWRSHPALHIPDDYPDQAALSAVEAELSTLPPLVFAGEARRLTSHLGKVAAGEAFLLQGGDCAESFKEFSADNIRDTFRLILQMAVVLTFAGGKPVVKLGRIAGQFGKPRSSSVETIGDVTLQSYRGDNINGMEFTPEARLPDPQRLLKAYHQSSATLNLLRAFATGGYADLYNIHKWTLGFVSGSPQGERYRELADKISETLSFMSAIGITSEKAQEIRQVDFFTSHEALLLNYEQAMTRVDSTSGDWYDTSAHMLWIGERTRQLDGAHVHYMKGIKNPIGVKCGPTLEPDDLKRLIDTLNPEAIPGRLTLIGRFGSDKVGDRLPRLMAATKAHGVPVVWSIDPMHGNVVKANNGYKTRPFDRILSEVRSFIDVAAAEGVHPGGLHLEMTGQNVTECTGGAFALSEEDLGDRYHTHCDPRLNADQALELSFLVAERMHSLKQKAAKAA, from the coding sequence ATGGTAAAGAACTGGTCTCCCCAAAGCTGGCGGTCGCATCCCGCCCTTCACATTCCGGACGACTACCCGGATCAGGCCGCACTTTCGGCTGTTGAGGCCGAACTCAGCACCCTGCCGCCGCTGGTGTTTGCCGGTGAGGCTCGTCGTCTGACCTCGCATCTGGGTAAGGTCGCCGCCGGTGAAGCCTTCCTGCTGCAAGGCGGCGATTGCGCCGAAAGCTTTAAGGAGTTTTCCGCCGATAATATCCGCGATACCTTCCGGCTTATCCTGCAAATGGCGGTCGTGCTGACCTTTGCCGGTGGTAAGCCGGTGGTTAAACTCGGGCGTATTGCCGGTCAGTTTGGTAAGCCGCGCTCATCATCGGTGGAAACCATTGGCGATGTGACCTTGCAGTCTTACCGTGGTGACAACATCAATGGCATGGAGTTCACCCCAGAAGCGCGTCTGCCTGATCCACAAAGATTGTTAAAGGCGTACCATCAGTCGTCGGCGACCCTTAACCTGCTGCGCGCCTTTGCAACGGGCGGCTATGCCGATCTCTATAATATCCATAAGTGGACATTGGGCTTTGTTTCGGGGTCTCCGCAGGGCGAGCGTTACCGCGAACTGGCCGATAAAATCAGTGAAACCCTGTCGTTCATGTCGGCCATCGGCATTACGTCTGAAAAGGCGCAGGAAATCCGTCAGGTCGATTTCTTCACCTCGCACGAAGCCTTGCTGCTCAACTATGAGCAGGCGATGACGCGGGTGGATTCGACCTCCGGTGACTGGTACGACACCTCGGCCCATATGCTGTGGATTGGTGAGCGCACCCGTCAACTGGACGGCGCCCATGTGCACTACATGAAGGGCATCAAGAACCCGATCGGCGTCAAATGTGGCCCGACCTTAGAGCCTGATGACCTTAAGCGGTTGATCGATACCCTCAACCCCGAAGCCATTCCGGGCCGTCTGACGCTTATTGGCCGCTTTGGTTCGGATAAGGTCGGTGATCGTCTGCCGCGCCTGATGGCGGCCACCAAGGCCCACGGCGTGCCGGTGGTCTGGTCGATTGACCCGATGCACGGCAATGTCGTGAAGGCCAATAATGGCTATAAGACCCGTCCATTTGATCGCATTCTGTCGGAAGTCCGCTCCTTCATCGATGTGGCGGCGGCTGAGGGCGTTCACCCCGGCGGTCTGCATCTTGAAATGACCGGTCAGAACGTCACCGAATGTACCGGTGGTGCTTTTGCCCTGTCGGAAGAAGATCTGGGCGACCGCTACCACACGCACTGCGACCCGCGTCTCAATGCCGATCAGGCGTTGGAGTTGTCGTTCCTGGTGGCCGAGCGGATGCACAGCCTCAAGCAAAAGGCCGCTAAGGCCGCCTGA
- the glmU gene encoding bifunctional UDP-N-acetylglucosamine diphosphorylase/glucosamine-1-phosphate N-acetyltransferase GlmU — protein MSLDSTIKRAAVILAAGQGTRMKSPLPKVLHKVGGRTMLDRAIDAAFDLGCDRVVVVVGNHSPSVGIAARARVGDQNVVVQDPPLGTGHAVLAARDALADFDGQVIVTYADCPLMSAEVLLPVFEMAQTTEMVVLGFEAADPGAYGRLVISQNHNLYAIVEAKEANKEQLAITACNSGVLACDCAVLFSLLAEVTNDNAKGEYYLTDVVALARKRDLMPQVTFASEQDVGGVNAQGELAMMEAVWQGRTRQAFLRDGVTMTAPDTVWFSWDTKIAPGVVIEPNVVFGEGVTVESGAVIHAFSHLEGAVVGEGALVGPYARLRPGAVLGRQVHIGNFVEVKNVTIGEGAKANHLAYLGDGEVGAKVNIGAGTIFCNYDGYFKHKTIIGDGAFIGSNSSLVAPVTIGAGALVGSGSVITEDVSADALAFARSRQSEKPGWAANFRAVKSAEKASKK, from the coding sequence ATGAGCTTAGATTCCACCATCAAACGGGCTGCGGTGATTTTAGCGGCGGGTCAGGGGACGCGCATGAAGTCGCCTCTGCCCAAGGTTTTGCATAAGGTTGGCGGGCGTACCATGCTCGACCGCGCCATTGATGCGGCCTTCGATCTGGGCTGTGACCGCGTGGTTGTGGTGGTCGGTAACCACAGCCCGTCGGTGGGTATTGCTGCCCGCGCGCGGGTGGGTGATCAGAATGTGGTCGTTCAGGATCCGCCGCTCGGCACCGGTCATGCGGTGTTGGCGGCGCGGGATGCGTTGGCTGATTTCGATGGTCAGGTGATTGTCACCTATGCTGACTGCCCGTTAATGTCGGCTGAGGTGCTGCTGCCGGTGTTTGAGATGGCCCAAACCACGGAAATGGTTGTGCTGGGCTTTGAAGCGGCTGATCCCGGTGCCTATGGGCGGTTGGTGATCTCTCAGAACCATAATCTTTATGCCATCGTCGAAGCCAAGGAGGCCAATAAGGAGCAGTTGGCCATTACCGCCTGTAATTCGGGCGTGCTGGCCTGTGACTGCGCGGTGCTGTTTTCGCTGTTGGCTGAGGTCACCAATGACAACGCCAAGGGCGAGTATTACCTGACTGATGTGGTGGCTCTGGCGCGCAAGCGTGATCTGATGCCGCAGGTGACGTTTGCGTCCGAACAGGATGTCGGCGGCGTCAATGCTCAAGGCGAACTGGCGATGATGGAGGCCGTCTGGCAAGGCCGCACTAGGCAGGCGTTTCTGCGCGATGGCGTGACCATGACGGCACCCGATACGGTTTGGTTCTCTTGGGATACCAAGATTGCGCCCGGTGTGGTGATTGAACCCAATGTTGTCTTTGGTGAGGGCGTTACGGTCGAGAGCGGTGCGGTGATCCACGCGTTTAGCCACCTTGAAGGCGCTGTCGTGGGTGAGGGGGCTCTGGTCGGGCCCTATGCGCGTTTGCGGCCGGGGGCCGTGCTGGGCAGGCAAGTCCATATCGGCAACTTTGTCGAAGTGAAAAACGTCACCATTGGCGAGGGTGCCAAGGCCAACCATCTGGCCTATCTGGGCGACGGCGAGGTCGGGGCCAAGGTCAATATCGGCGCAGGCACGATTTTCTGTAACTATGATGGCTACTTCAAGCATAAGACTATCATTGGTGACGGTGCGTTTATTGGTTCCAATTCGTCGCTGGTCGCCCCCGTGACCATCGGCGCGGGTGCCTTGGTCGGGTCGGGGTCGGTGATTACCGAAGACGTCAGCGCCGATGCTTTAGCCTTCGCCCGCTCGCGTCAGTCTGAAAAACCGGGCTGGGCCGCTAATTTCCGAGCCGTCAAATCCGCTGAAAAAGCCAGCAAAAAGTAG
- the gor gene encoding glutathione-disulfide reductase encodes MTYDYDLFVIGAGSGGVRAARLSANLGLKVAIAEEDRPGGTCVLRGCVPKKFMVYASEVPEQLKYARGFGWDIGEAAFDWDAFKASNEKELTRLSQAYTGNLTRNGVEIIAAHAAFKDPHTLTLTPSDGSAPYEVTAKTILIAVGGWPFLPRHIEGVQEYAISSNEVFNLPEMLKSVIIVGGGYISVEFAGVLNGLGVDVTLVYRGEQILRGFDDEVRDHLAMEMQARGIKILTRADPVKLEKTPDGIRVHLNTDIELMADQVLYASGRKPKTEGLNLEAAGCEIEVHGAIKVDNYSRTCVDHIWAVGDVTNRMNLTPVAIREAVAFVETAFKNNPTTYDYENIPTAVFSQPQIGTVGLSEQQAIEAGIKFDVYTTRFRAMKTTFIGGETRVLMKLIVEQGSDVVLGCHMVGVDSAEIIQMAGIAVKARLTKSQWDATCAVHPTAAEEFVTLKDKRV; translated from the coding sequence ATGACTTACGACTATGATTTGTTTGTGATCGGCGCAGGCTCCGGTGGGGTGCGCGCGGCCCGCCTGTCGGCCAATCTGGGCCTTAAGGTCGCGATTGCCGAAGAAGACCGGCCCGGCGGCACCTGCGTCCTGCGCGGCTGTGTGCCCAAGAAATTCATGGTCTACGCCTCAGAAGTGCCGGAACAACTCAAATATGCCCGTGGCTTTGGGTGGGACATTGGTGAGGCGGCCTTTGATTGGGATGCCTTCAAAGCCTCAAACGAAAAAGAACTGACCCGCCTGTCGCAAGCCTATACCGGTAACCTGACCCGCAATGGTGTCGAAATCATCGCTGCCCACGCCGCCTTCAAAGACCCGCATACCCTGACCCTGACCCCCAGCGACGGCTCGGCCCCCTATGAGGTGACGGCGAAAACCATCCTGATCGCCGTCGGTGGCTGGCCGTTCCTGCCGCGCCATATTGAGGGCGTTCAGGAGTATGCGATTTCCTCCAACGAAGTCTTCAATTTGCCTGAAATGCTCAAATCGGTGATCATTGTCGGCGGCGGCTATATTTCGGTCGAATTTGCGGGCGTGCTGAACGGTCTTGGGGTCGATGTCACCCTGGTCTATCGCGGCGAGCAGATCCTGCGCGGCTTTGATGATGAGGTGCGCGACCATCTGGCGATGGAAATGCAGGCGCGCGGCATCAAAATCCTGACCCGCGCCGATCCGGTAAAGCTTGAGAAAACGCCAGATGGTATCCGCGTGCATCTGAATACGGACATAGAGCTGATGGCCGATCAGGTGCTCTATGCCTCCGGTCGCAAGCCCAAGACCGAGGGGCTTAATCTTGAGGCTGCGGGCTGTGAGATCGAAGTGCATGGGGCCATTAAGGTCGATAACTATTCGCGCACCTGCGTCGATCATATCTGGGCGGTAGGCGACGTTACCAACCGCATGAATTTGACGCCGGTGGCGATCCGCGAAGCCGTGGCCTTTGTTGAAACCGCGTTCAAGAACAACCCAACGACCTATGATTACGAAAATATCCCGACCGCGGTCTTTTCTCAGCCGCAGATCGGCACAGTTGGCCTAAGCGAACAGCAGGCGATCGAAGCGGGCATAAAGTTCGATGTCTACACCACCCGTTTCAGGGCTATGAAAACGACCTTCATCGGCGGTGAAACCCGCGTCCTGATGAAACTGATCGTTGAGCAAGGCTCGGATGTGGTGTTAGGATGCCACATGGTCGGCGTCGATTCTGCCGAAATCATTCAGATGGCCGGTATTGCCGTCAAGGCGCGCCTGACCAAGTCGCAGTGGGATGCGACGTGCGCGGTCCATCCCACGGCCGCGGAGGAATTTGTGACCTTAAAGGATAAACGGGTCTGA
- a CDS encoding MATE family efflux transporter, with the protein MKPFLPTPTFHSYKAAFTELYTLAWPVVISRLSIMLMGLADTVIVGHYSSKELGYHSMAWAPTSIFLVTSIGLLVGLQVKTSHYLGAGETGRIGAVFQRGMSYALALGLGSMFLLLLAGPYLLDHTVTQSLAEGARNPLILFAISMPFYMVSIGCSEFLEALGKTRQTMYMNMAGNVLNVALLILLVPGQVEGLEAFDGAMGAAVSTFIARIFIMVLMLIYVLRLPQARDYGILRKHAPDPAAAREQRHVGYAAGASYFIEVTAFAGMTFFAGRISEVAVAQWAIVLNFASLVFMVPMGLAVGCSVLVGRAFGARDRDAIRRMGRVSFTAAGAFMVLVVVGVLLFSGAMAPGYTSDPALIAGVQACLLLACGFFIPDGVQVVAAQALRARRDVVTPTVLHYISYGAVMLPLGFLFTQIMGLGVPGLIYAVIIASLMSGSFLVGRFIWLDHRQVALPAV; encoded by the coding sequence ATGAAACCGTTTCTGCCGACACCAACCTTCCATTCCTATAAAGCGGCCTTCACTGAGCTTTACACTCTGGCGTGGCCGGTGGTGATTTCGCGCCTGTCGATCATGCTGATGGGGCTGGCCGATACGGTGATTGTTGGCCATTATTCCTCTAAGGAGCTGGGTTACCATTCGATGGCCTGGGCGCCGACCAGCATATTTCTGGTGACGTCTATCGGGCTTTTGGTCGGTTTACAGGTCAAAACCTCCCACTATCTGGGCGCAGGCGAAACGGGCCGGATTGGTGCGGTCTTTCAGCGTGGGATGAGCTATGCACTGGCTTTAGGGCTGGGGTCTATGTTCTTGCTACTGCTGGCGGGGCCGTATCTGCTCGATCATACGGTGACGCAATCTCTGGCAGAAGGGGCGCGCAATCCGCTGATTTTGTTTGCCATTTCGATGCCCTTTTATATGGTGTCCATCGGTTGTTCTGAGTTCTTAGAGGCCTTGGGCAAGACACGCCAGACCATGTACATGAACATGGCAGGCAACGTGCTCAATGTGGCGCTTCTGATCCTGCTGGTGCCGGGGCAGGTTGAGGGTCTTGAGGCCTTTGACGGCGCGATGGGGGCGGCGGTCTCAACCTTTATTGCGCGCATATTCATCATGGTTCTGATGCTGATCTATGTCTTGCGCCTGCCGCAGGCGCGTGACTACGGCATATTGCGCAAACACGCCCCTGATCCGGCGGCGGCCAGAGAGCAGCGCCATGTCGGCTACGCCGCGGGCGCATCCTATTTTATCGAAGTCACTGCCTTTGCGGGCATGACCTTTTTCGCCGGACGCATATCCGAAGTCGCGGTCGCCCAATGGGCCATAGTGCTCAATTTTGCCTCACTGGTGTTCATGGTCCCAATGGGGCTGGCGGTCGGTTGCTCGGTGCTGGTGGGCAGAGCTTTCGGCGCGCGCGACCGCGATGCTATCCGACGCATGGGCCGCGTCAGCTTCACGGCGGCGGGCGCATTTATGGTGCTGGTCGTCGTCGGCGTGTTGCTGTTCTCTGGGGCTATGGCGCCGGGGTATACGTCTGATCCGGCCCTGATTGCGGGCGTTCAGGCGTGCCTTCTGCTGGCGTGCGGGTTCTTTATACCTGATGGGGTGCAGGTCGTGGCGGCTCAGGCCCTGCGGGCGCGGCGTGACGTGGTTACGCCAACCGTGTTGCACTACATATCCTACGGTGCGGTCATGTTACCACTTGGGTTTTTGTTCACCCAAATAATGGGCTTAGGTGTGCCGGGTCTGATCTACGCCGTCATTATCGCCAGCCTGATGTCCGGTAGTTTTCTGGTCGGGCGGTTTATCTGGCTGGATCACCGGCAGGTCGCCCTGCCAGCGGTCTGA
- a CDS encoding GNAT family N-acetyltransferase produces the protein MATAVTDNTAESRFELSVEGETAYADYHVTGDTLYIDYVFAPDALRGTGAAGKLMQGLVDIVSTRPQKIVPICGYAAAWLKRHRL, from the coding sequence ATGGCCACTGCCGTTACCGACAATACCGCCGAAAGCCGCTTTGAACTGTCGGTTGAGGGCGAAACCGCCTATGCCGATTACCACGTCACCGGCGACACCCTCTATATCGATTACGTTTTTGCACCCGATGCCTTGCGCGGCACAGGCGCGGCGGGAAAGCTGATGCAAGGGCTGGTCGATATCGTCAGCACCCGCCCCCAGAAAATCGTACCCATCTGCGGTTATGCCGCCGCGTGGCTGAAGCGACATCGTCTTTGA
- the gph gene encoding phosphoglycolate phosphatase (PGP is an essential enzyme in the glycolate salvage pathway in higher organisms (photorespiration in plants). Phosphoglycolate results from the oxidase activity of RubisCO in the Calvin cycle when concentrations of carbon dioxide are low relative to oxygen. This enzyme is a member of the Haloacid Dehalogenase (HAD) superfamily of aspartate-nucleophile hydrolase enzymes (PF00702).) has translation MPALPDLRDYCLAFDLDGTLVDTAPDIIGTLNDILKEHGAEPFPHSAARALVGKGARSLIQRGFAAAGLSLTPEQEDAMVPHFLALYRERIDHESQPFEGVFEALDMLRTAGAHLAVCTNKPYDLSVLLLTRMGMIEHFKTVVGADSVTHKKPDPEHLKACTDFMGLTLNQSILIGDSETDFLTARNAGVPSILVSFGYNDTPVAELKPDRLIHHFRELPDAVAACLK, from the coding sequence ATGCCTGCCCTGCCCGATTTGCGCGATTATTGTCTGGCCTTCGATCTGGACGGAACTCTGGTCGATACGGCCCCGGATATCATCGGGACCTTGAACGACATTCTGAAAGAACATGGCGCAGAGCCCTTCCCGCACAGTGCCGCCCGCGCACTGGTCGGTAAGGGCGCGCGCTCATTGATACAGCGGGGTTTTGCCGCGGCCGGACTGTCGCTGACGCCAGAACAGGAAGACGCGATGGTGCCGCACTTTCTGGCGCTGTACCGGGAGCGTATCGACCATGAAAGCCAGCCGTTTGAGGGCGTTTTTGAGGCACTGGACATGCTTCGCACGGCGGGCGCGCATCTGGCGGTCTGCACCAACAAGCCCTATGATTTGTCCGTTTTGCTGCTCACGCGTATGGGCATGATCGAGCATTTCAAAACGGTGGTCGGTGCCGACAGCGTAACCCATAAAAAACCCGATCCGGAACACCTTAAGGCCTGCACCGATTTTATGGGCTTAACCCTCAATCAGTCCATACTGATCGGGGATTCAGAGACCGACTTTCTAACCGCCCGCAATGCCGGTGTGCCGTCGATACTGGTCAGCTTTGGCTATAACGACACGCCGGTGGCTGAACTTAAGCCCGACCGGCTTATCCACCATTTCCGCGAACTGCCCGATGCGGTCGCCGCCTGCCTCAAATAA